One genomic window of Parabacteroides pacaensis includes the following:
- a CDS encoding MAC/perforin domain-containing protein produces the protein MKTRSLFKTLLVSTLCFGLIACNEDDPNSPENIVPDNYCSPTVPQGRIVILKNLIRQQPYLGAGYDIMGNYLDNASVKSPILDLSKMEPDLVLNTVFRQSCSKDYEGYNATDFLKSIMTKNNFKLTGENINDLLFTGTLTENELEFQSAYDYSEQYTFICQQSDNTALRQSIPLFSGKALTPYLSDTFMEDIEVLPPQQIIELYGTHVIRNIHLGNRIRNLYRSVVAGSKNERLSLASYGAEARRQEIYKTSSDPDVPADKVALNYGGAIIIEFNGGDPEKLPRISLTPNEVIGEPMDISAWYKSLLPSNYSITTLSGDDLIPIYELIQDKALSEKMKAATVAYIKSRQITALKNHPLLQACKGNCHRYFTSFDEFKANAEDGYRLGGVIGSLFDFLQPGTSALYLYSNEQTDYLSFDATLGEELKMELKGIIGYCYKNWQNGLDILYEISNGQNYSYTLEDKAKYGENGTWKKTGKEIYMNKVSL, from the coding sequence ATGAAAACAAGAAGCTTATTTAAAACCCTACTGGTTTCAACCCTTTGTTTCGGATTGATAGCCTGTAATGAAGATGACCCTAATTCGCCGGAAAATATTGTACCCGATAATTATTGCAGCCCTACTGTTCCGCAAGGACGGATCGTTATATTAAAAAACCTTATCCGCCAACAACCTTATCTCGGAGCAGGGTACGATATAATGGGTAACTATCTGGATAATGCCTCCGTAAAATCTCCCATACTGGACCTTTCCAAAATGGAACCGGACCTGGTTCTGAATACAGTTTTCCGGCAAAGTTGTTCGAAGGATTATGAAGGTTATAACGCAACGGATTTCCTGAAGTCTATTATGACAAAAAACAACTTTAAACTTACCGGAGAAAATATAAATGATTTGCTATTCACAGGCACATTGACTGAAAACGAACTGGAATTCCAATCGGCTTACGATTATTCGGAACAGTATACTTTTATCTGCCAACAATCGGATAACACGGCTTTGCGGCAGTCTATCCCGTTATTTTCAGGAAAAGCGCTTACACCCTATTTAAGCGACACATTTATGGAAGATATAGAAGTATTGCCTCCGCAACAGATAATCGAATTATACGGCACGCATGTGATACGCAATATACATTTGGGCAATCGCATCCGGAACCTATACCGGTCTGTGGTTGCAGGTAGTAAAAATGAACGTCTCTCATTAGCATCTTACGGAGCAGAGGCCCGGCGACAGGAAATATACAAGACCTCAAGCGACCCGGACGTGCCTGCCGATAAGGTTGCCTTAAATTACGGAGGAGCAATTATTATAGAATTTAATGGGGGAGATCCTGAAAAACTACCTCGAATATCCCTGACTCCCAACGAAGTAATCGGAGAACCTATGGATATATCAGCCTGGTACAAATCTCTCCTTCCTTCCAATTATTCTATCACTACCTTATCCGGCGACGATCTTATTCCCATCTATGAATTGATCCAAGATAAGGCACTCAGCGAGAAAATGAAAGCTGCCACAGTTGCTTATATCAAATCCCGGCAAATAACTGCACTGAAAAATCATCCGCTTTTGCAAGCTTGCAAAGGAAATTGTCATCGTTATTTTACATCCTTTGATGAATTTAAAGCGAATGCAGAAGACGGTTACCGATTAGGTGGTGTAATAGGTAGTCTTTTCGATTTCCTTCAGCCGGGAACGTCTGCGCTTTATCTGTATTCAAATGAGCAAACGGACTACCTTTCCTTCGATGCTACCTTGGGAGAAGAGTTAAAAATGGAGTTAAAAGGGATAATCGGTTATTGCTATAAAAATTGGCAAAACGGCTTGGATATACTCTATGAAATTAGTAACGGACAAAACTATTCTTATACATTGGAGGATAAAGCAAAGTACGGAGAAAACGGAACCTGGAAGAAAACAGGGAAAGAAATTTATATGAATAAGGTCTCTTTATAG
- a CDS encoding methylated-DNA--[protein]-cysteine S-methyltransferase, which translates to MNTIQVQWYHSPCGDLVLGSVEDKLCLCDWGSRKHQEVIYARLGKVLQATYEGETSDILEEAAKQLDEYFNGKRTAFDIPLLFAGTDFQKKVWHKLLEIPYGTTLSYGELAKRLDMPKAVRAVANANGANALSIFAPCHRVIGSNHSLTGYAGGLAAKKHLLDLELNGKPLL; encoded by the coding sequence ATGAATACAATTCAAGTACAATGGTATCATAGCCCCTGCGGAGATTTGGTGCTCGGCTCGGTGGAGGATAAACTTTGCCTGTGCGACTGGGGTAGTAGGAAGCATCAGGAAGTAATATATGCAAGACTTGGGAAAGTTTTGCAAGCCACTTACGAAGGAGAAACATCGGACATTCTTGAAGAAGCTGCTAAACAATTGGACGAATACTTCAACGGGAAACGGACGGCATTCGACATTCCCCTGCTCTTTGCGGGAACCGACTTTCAAAAGAAAGTATGGCATAAATTATTGGAAATTCCTTATGGTACGACCCTATCTTATGGAGAATTAGCGAAACGACTGGATATGCCCAAAGCAGTCCGTGCAGTTGCTAATGCAAACGGAGCGAATGCCCTTTCTATTTTTGCACCTTGTCACCGGGTAATCGGCAGCAACCATTCGCTCACAGGTTATGCTGGCGGGTTGGCTGCAAAGAAGCATCTGTTGGATTTGGAACTAAATGGTAAGCCTTTATTATGA
- a CDS encoding DNA-3-methyladenine glycosylase family protein, translating into MADYFQYGETEIAHLKRRDKRLAEVIDKIGRVKRRVIPDLFTALVHCIVGQQISTKAHETIWQKMQAALGKITPEAIDTLSLEELQSFGITFKKAAYIQLAAHKILTGEFDIHALSSMTDEEVCTRLSELDGIGVWTAEMLMLHSMQRPNILSYGDLAILRGLRMIYHHRKIDRKLFEKYRKRFTPYGSVASLYLWAVSSGAIENMKDYAPKNKPNGKQEKNKSLLHRR; encoded by the coding sequence ATGGCAGATTATTTTCAATACGGCGAAACGGAAATTGCCCATTTAAAAAGAAGAGACAAACGGCTTGCCGAGGTAATAGACAAAATAGGCAGGGTAAAAAGACGGGTTATCCCCGACCTTTTCACAGCCCTTGTCCACTGCATTGTGGGGCAGCAGATTTCTACCAAAGCGCATGAAACGATTTGGCAGAAAATGCAAGCTGCCCTTGGGAAGATCACTCCCGAAGCTATCGATACATTATCTCTCGAAGAACTGCAAAGTTTCGGGATAACATTCAAGAAAGCTGCCTATATCCAACTTGCCGCACATAAAATACTGACTGGAGAATTTGATATCCACGCTCTTTCCAGTATGACCGACGAAGAAGTTTGCACACGTCTTTCGGAATTGGACGGCATAGGGGTATGGACAGCCGAAATGTTGATGCTACATTCCATGCAACGCCCTAATATCCTGAGTTATGGCGACCTTGCCATCCTGCGTGGCCTGCGAATGATTTATCATCATCGCAAAATCGACCGCAAGCTTTTTGAGAAATATCGCAAACGGTTCACTCCTTACGGTAGTGTTGCCAGCCTTTACCTGTGGGCAGTCTCGTCCGGAGCTATTGAGAATATGAAAGATTATGCACCTAAAAATAAACCGAATGGAAAACAAGAAAAGAACAAAAGCCTTCTTCACCGGAGATAA
- a CDS encoding YdeI/OmpD-associated family protein, whose amino-acid sequence MTTEDKIKYFENREDWRKWLTDNFDTANEIWFVFPLKSSGKKSILYNDAVEEALCFGWIDSTIKSLDKEHKIQRFTPRNPKSTYSQANKERLKWLLENKMIHPKFEDKIQSVLSEPFIFPSDIINKLKEDPTVWKNYQGFPEPYKRIRIAYIEAARIRPEEFEKRLNHFIGKTKENKKITGFGGIEKYYSR is encoded by the coding sequence ATGACAACAGAAGATAAAATAAAGTATTTTGAAAATCGGGAAGATTGGCGAAAGTGGCTGACTGACAATTTCGATACTGCCAATGAAATTTGGTTTGTATTTCCTCTAAAGTCATCAGGCAAGAAAAGTATTTTATACAATGATGCAGTTGAAGAAGCCCTTTGTTTCGGTTGGATCGACAGCACGATAAAATCACTTGACAAAGAGCATAAAATTCAGCGTTTCACCCCCAGAAACCCTAAAAGCACTTATTCGCAAGCCAATAAGGAGAGACTTAAATGGTTATTGGAAAATAAAATGATACATCCAAAATTTGAAGATAAAATACAAAGTGTTTTGTCTGAACCTTTTATTTTCCCCAGTGACATAATTAACAAGTTGAAAGAAGACCCAACCGTATGGAAAAACTATCAAGGTTTCCCTGAACCATACAAACGTATCCGAATTGCATATATTGAAGCTGCGAGGATACGTCCTGAAGAATTTGAGAAACGGTTAAACCACTTCATTGGCAAAACGAAAGAAAATAAAAAGATAACAGGATTTGGCGGAATTGAAAAATACTATTCAAGATAA